The genomic segment tatttttttccagaaaacttTATTTTATTGGGTTACAGCCATGCCATCACCAGGTGACAACCCTCTCAGGTCTAGGTCCTGAAATCTCAGGGCTAGGGATGCCTCTGACCAGACAACCAGGAGAGAGGGCATAAGGCATGCCAGATGCACAGGACTCTTTGTTTTAATGATCTCTACCTCTCCATCTGTATCAGTGCAGTTCCTAACATAGATTTTTTCCCATTTGTTTTGGCAACGTGCCTCGGCCCTCTTTTCACTTATTAATCATCAAAGATATAACAGACATGGAAAATGAGGCAGCTTCTGTAAAGGCAAGGCAGTGACATCAAGGAAGCAGCCCAGTTATGCAATCAAATGTTCTCCTTGCTTAAGCACACATGGATGAACAGTCAACAACCTCTTCCTTAACTGGCTTGTTAAGTATGATAAATCTGTCTTTTGGATACACGAGGGCTAGTCCTTGGTGCATTACAATCCTTCCAGTACTCAGTGGCCTTCTGTGTGGAaaataacttatttattatgccagTAGCCTCTCTAACAATCCATGAGAATTCACAGTTTATCTGTCGTAAGTGCTGAACGAGCAAATATAAATATGCTACCTTTGTGTGTATATgacatatgtgccttcaagtagcccATCAACTTaatgtgaccccatgaatttcacaaggaGTTCTAAGGTAAGAAATACTCAGGGGTAGTTTTGATagtaccttcctctgaaatacagctgaCAGCACCTGGACTACACTTGCAATCTTGCTTAGCCTCcatgatcagatgggatctggtgccttcaggacagtggctctcaacctgtgagtccccaggttaccagctgttaggatttctgggagttgaaggccaaaacatctggggacccacagcttgagaaccacagctttagGACATTTTAGCTGTGACCCCACTAGAAACCTCTAATGTGCTAGGCAGAGGCTGAGAAAAATGAATGGCTGCACAGGTGTCACCCCCCCCTCCCAATTGATGGTGGTATTCACAGAGAAACATCTTATATAACCTTGCTGATCTCTCATTGTTTACATTTCACTACCCACCTACTGTGTGTCACTATGTTGAGCCATGTACTTTGTGAAAGTAGTACAAGTATTTTGCACAAATTGTTTAGAATGTCCTTCATGCCTCCTCTTGGTTACCATCTCAAGCATGGAGTGCCTGCTTGGTTCTTGTGCCTACCATAGCTGCTAGTGGTATTTGGAGGTGTCCAGTTTTCCATTAAAGAATTGTCTTTCTGGTGACCCTCACCCTATCCAGCTTTCTAAGCTTCAATGAAAGCTCAGGAGAAGTTAGCATGAAGTAACTCAATTGTTGTTATGCTGATATGCTTTCAACCTGTTATGGAACCTTGTtatcaagatttgttcaaagaggtgctcccattgccttcctttgaggctcagagaatgtgacttgtccaatcactttatcacataacttaaattctacTGAgctctacacttaaaatctgataatccacTGGGTTCACCACATTAGTATTTGGTGAAAGTGTAGGATATAGccttttttgagtcttttaaatgtttaaacGCATTCTCTCTCTCtaacgtatcaggaagaggtgaagaaatggatttttctcaaaactccaaatgttttgccaaatttctaatgaagtagcacttgttgctctcaggttaggatcacccaatttgtgggaggagaaattgggggaggagtcaaaaaaCCTTTTGGCGCAATTTCTGCCATTTCCTTTTGTTCCCCAAGCAGGAATGTTTGgtggtaagctacctcataacgcttctactttgcaaaaagaataatataataaaatagccttttagggtaccttttttccttccttccttccatgatttgtctgtgtcctgtgttgggagggccagtgctgttgcttTTCCAAAGggtttccctccctccatcccttctctttctctccctccctgctgttgggagttgcagtctgaaCTCCTTTCTTCCGAACACTTCCCAGCTAATCTGACGAAGTAAGATCAACCCATGGAGTTTCCATAGCTGATCAGGGATTCATACCTGGTCTCCTGCTGTCCTTGCCCAATGATCAAGCCACACTGATTCCCAACTTCTCCAATGAAGCTTAAGATCAGGAAATGCAATGAACTGGAGAAGCTATGGAAAGATAAGCAAaatcagttggaagagaccacagaagCCATCCAGTTTAGCAGAGATGCTAAAAAATCCCCTTTTCTGGATTGCAAAGAGACATAATGGGATATCATCAAGAGTGTGCAGGGGTGCATTGTACATTGATGTGCATCACATAGCCATGCACGTCATCTCTGCAATGTCCTCTACTGGATGTGGATATTATGCAACTGCACAGTTGTACTTCATACAGTGGTAATTGCACCTAGGGAGATGTAAGgccccaacaggattctggcaaaGGAATTTTAAAGTGCCCCATGAATGAGATAGAATTATTGCTTCCTTTTttatggacacccccccccccccccaaaaaaaaacctccaaatttCTGGGGAAATGGAGACCAGATTTCAGCACAGCAATAGATCACAAGATATATTACTAAGAGCATTTCTAATTGTTAGCTTGGTCACTAGAGTGACAAGTAGGCCACAATCTTCAATGACTTTTTGGAGATTTTAGAACAGCAAGGTTGAGTGAGTTTTTAAAAGGGAACAAAGAAGAATGGCTAGAATATGTTTAGAAGATGTTCATGTTCTATTTAGAAATCTTTTGTTGAGCATTTTAATTGGGCAGAAGTCAACAGACAGAGAATCAAAGGCTAGAAACAAAAGCACAGTCATCATTGAACAAAACATCAACTATTTTCTGGATTTCATGGTTAGCAGAAGTATTGCTTGAGTGTTTCTCTGGTTGGTCCTGTCTTGGATTCAGAGCACACCACAATATCTTGCTTGTAGGCTGGAAGTAATGTTGCCCGAGGGATTGAGATACGTGGTTTGGATTTTAGGATCTGGAAAGAAATTTGGATTTTACTTCATTAATCTCAATATAAGTAGAAAACAAACTGACTCATGAACCATGTAACTAGAATAATCAAAGGTAGATAACCATGACAGGATGTCAGAAATAAAATCACTACAAAATCAGAGTGAACCAACCATCTGCAAGATCAAGGGAAAACAAATGCCGAATATAGTGTTGTGTTCGCAGGTGAGAAAAGAGTGAAGAAAGGTACCTTTTCACACTATACACAATTTCAGTGCTCTGATTCTACTTTAATTGGTATGGCAGAATTCCtattgaattctgggatttgcagtgcgGCTCTAGAGCTTTCTAGTTGAGAATTCCAAATGCCCTTCtccaaattgcaaatcccaggtttGCATAGGTTGTTGCCATTGGGCTTAAAGTGGAATTAGAGTGCTATAACTTTAGTTTGAAATGGCCCAAAGAAAGCTGGAAAATCTGCATCCACTTCTGTTTAAAGGTGTGCCTAAGAATAGATAATAAAAGAAGAACGAAACTTAGCAATAATTGAACTTCTGATGGAGGAGCTCCAAACATTGACCAGCAGTGTCCTGATGGATTCGAGCAAAAGGAATCTACCATAAATGGTGCTGTTGCTCATGCCCTTCCTTAGTTCACACATCAGAGACTCCTGAAGGAAAATTTTCAGGAACTTTGTAAGTAGAAGAGAAGGGATCTTGAATCTCATAGCTACTGCTAAATAGTGTTTTTGTATGCTGTACAGGATTGTgtgtaaaaataaagaaaaggcaCATGTTACAGGCATCATTTCTTCCTTGAAGAGCccaaaacagggaaacaagggaGCTGCCTGATGACAAGATATTTTGGGCTGGAGAGGTCAGGGAGATTACAGGTGGCTGCTTTTTGGACTCTCAAATGTACaccataaaaaatacaataccCCTTTTCCTCAGAATTTAAGTGAAAGCCATTCTGTCCCACTATAAATGGAATTACAAAGAGCTTCAATTCATGAACCTAATTTCAGTATCTAAAAGATTCCACTTGATTGAAAGCCTCCGCAGGACTCAACATACACATTTGATTCATAGATTATGCATGCCAGAGCCTACCACGACAGTATTTGATCTGTTCCATGTTTCATATGAAGTGTGGGAAATTTACCTTTGGCTGAAGACAATTCTCATTTGCTGAAAGCAAGACGTCTTCCTCAGTACCTTCTTTATCGGGTGCTAACAAACAGGGCAGAAATAACAGAAGGATTACACACAGGAATTGCTGACATCAGATGCCAGGCCACAGAACCTCATTTAGACTTAAACTGTATGTGATTACAATGTGCTACTGAAATTCCTGAACAAGATAATGTGATGCAGCCTATTTTTCTGTGTATGTTACTCTTGCAGTTTTTAGAATGAACAAACTTTGCTTTCTTACTGATCACTGGTTTACATATTTGCTGACttcctgtttgtttgcttttcttttcaCACTCTTTCTGCATCACTGCAGCcattccctcttttctttctctctcctctgttAGACCATGGATTTGATTATGTACAAATAATATGAAGTAAAGCtacatttacatgttttacaAAGAATACGTAGCATGTTGCTTTCTCTACTAGATCCTATAAGTGGGTAGGTGAGGGACTggttgttgttcagcttctgccttgccagTTGTTCAGCTTCTGTCTTGCTTGAGACATTTATGACTATCCCTCATATTTCCCAACAGCTGTATTGTGGTTGCTACAAACTGCTCATCTATCACTGTCACTGGCAACAGCGCTTTGCGTAATATGGGTGGCATGGTTCTGGTGGATATTTTTACAACATTCTTTTCATTCACTGAATGATCCACATTAAACCATATGTCACAGAAGCACTCAACCTGACAAGAGCTGACTGGTCTTTCATTCTGACACATCCAGAGACTGCATGCTTTCAAAGCATTTGGGTAGCATTCTAAACATATTTTAATCTTAAATAGCCATTTTAGATAGATAAATGGTTGATTGACACTTTTTATCTATTGACTTGATTTTCCTACATTAATAacatatatgtattttttttaaaaaaactccaaaatgtaCACATTTCTTGCCTTCtcatttttcaaaattaatataACTATTTTacagtctttttaaaaagctagatCAGTCTTTAGCCACATTTTACCTCCCTAAAGTCAATAGAGCAATTTAGACATGTCTAACTTACTGTTAATTTTGATGGGACTAAAGCCTAATGTAGTCCAGATCTAAGCCAAAGTAATTTTCCTTTTGAGTTTTTATATGCCAAAATGGTAATGTCTGTTTTCTTCCCATTTCCCtgattaaaaatatttctgtCATTGTGACACATTTTTTTTATTCATCTACACTTGCACATCAGAGTAGCTACAGAGCACATAACGCTGCATACCTTGAGTACTTCCTGCTTCAATACTCAGTTGTGTGACTGTGGATTTCTTTGGGGGGTAGTCTTCAGGCTTGCATGGGGAAGCAAGAAAGCAGATCTCTGGCACTATATATAGCACCAGGAAAACCAATCCATTCACCACCAGAGTAACACTAATGACAGGGTCATCCCACTTGCTTTGCGTACTCTCATAAGACATGCTGCTCCTCAGGAATACAAAGATCCATGTAATCCAGATGACCATGGAGAACAGCAGAGTGACAAAGATGTGTGTCCCATGCTTCTTCCACCCTTTATATGCTCCACAGAAAGTGAACATGGAAGTTACAAAAGCAAGGACCATTAGGACAACCACATAGATTGCCAGCATGACAAAGTCCTTGTTGCGTTGTTGTCTTCCCATTCTGGCCAAATCAATACTATCTCTTTCTACTGTAATGACAATGTATTTGACAGCTATGATAATTTGAACCAATGTGAATCCAAGAACACAGAACAGCAGTGATCGTTGTGAGTAAGGGACCTTCCCTCTCACTAGCCTAATGAGGTTGAAGCCATGGGTCAGAAGGCAGGAGAAGCAGAGGGCAAATAGGACCCCATGTAAGAGGAAGCGAGCAGGGCCAGTCTTCTTATTGAGTCGGACGATGAATGCAAAGGTGAGGCTGAAGATTCCCAAAGTGCCCATGATGAAGAAGAACTGAATGGGGACCATGCTTTTCTTGTTTTTGTCTTCAACTATGCAAGCAAGCATGGTGAATAACAGCAAGAGTATCAGAGAGGTCAGGATGCCTGCAGCGGCCACAGTCGTCAGTCCAATGCCCCAGGCTTCACAGGTGTCACAGAGGAAATAATAATCGGGGTCAATGTTGCCACaaccaggaggaggagaaggcggggGTGCCACTGTGGTAGCCATGACAAATGGTGCTTCTGACCTAATTGGAGGGAGCAACttcagggaagaaaaagaaattgtGATAAAATTCGGTGATCCTAAAATCTGAGTGCAATTACTGATGCTGATGTGTAACGCTGTTGTCAGGCAGGTAAATGAATCTTAATTTTACAGATAGGTTAAAATTAGCATTGACATGAGGTGACTTTCAAAAGAAAACTGTATTTTAATGTTGGCTTTCCCCAAGGAAAATTGTGCCCAGTGGTTTCAAGgtattttgctattgcttttattATAGAATAAAATGATCATTTAGTTTTATGGTCATTGTTTCCATCAAGTATAGtccaaacttggggggggggggggtaagtgaTGTTgttataacagcagcagcagcaacagtggGAATGATATGAGATTTTTGGACCAAAACTTGAGAGAGCCAGGTTTCAGAAACTTACTAACCATCCATTCTTTCTGATTGACTTCCCTCACATGATTGTCATGAGGATAAAGTTAAGAGAAGAAGAACCATGTACGCTGCCCTGAACTCTTTGGAAAACAGACAAGCTATGAATGCAATTaatgaaaatgaataataatgcaatatttaCCACTCCCACTACCAACACAATATTCTTTTCATTGATTCAAGTGGGCTCAAGAACTATAGCACTATTGCACTGTTAACTTTTAATAGCACATGCTATTAGCCAAGTTGAATAATTTTGGATACCTGGTAACACTATTATGGAATAGGAGGATAGACATGAGGGCTGATGGACAGTGTTGCAATTGCATTAGGAAGATCTGAAATCCAGTTTCTTGTTAGCTGTGAAACCCATTTAATGAGCTAGGAATTTCCGAATTGTTCTGTCTCACACTCTCACCTACCTCACATTGTTGGTTATGTGCCTAACATGGAATTATCTTCTTTTGAGCTCCTTGAAGGAAAGACAGGATATGAATGTGATACATAAAATTAATTATTACTATTTTGGAATATAGCCCTTTAAATCACAGGTCCAGGTTTCAGaaggaaacaagacaagaaaataacattgtgcatttttgtgtgtgtaaaacTAGATGCCCCTGTTGACTTTTGAAGCATATTTTCTATTTCTGTTGTCTGTAAAATCCATTTACCTCCACAACAGTGTGTATGAAACTAAAGGCAAAAATGGTAGAAAAGTGTGCATAAAAAAGCATAAGTACAAGAAAAACTATTAATAATACTTTGGACAGAGCTCCCAAATATGACTGGCCTATAAAGCAGACAAGCAATCTTGTTAAACCATCTTgcatcttttaaagaaaaaaactttaaTTCACTGGCCCAACTTCTTTGGCTTACCTTTGCTGTAAACCGGTTGTAATGCAAGACTTTGTCGATGGGGAAAATCAGGAATTTACACAGCTCCCaacatgaagaaagaaaaggaagcccAAACTGTGCTTGGTCTTGTCTGTCCTTGCTAATGTCGTGAGCCTGCCTGAGCAGCACTTAGAAGGACCAAATCTATAAATGCTAACATTATTATTAGTTAGACATGTTTTCTTTTTGAGGAGCTGGGAATCCAGAAAACACTCCCAAGACAACTGAAAATCAAGGAGGGCACACCTATTCGGGTTCCACCACAGTCACTGTGGTCATTTGTAGAAACAAATTGCTGTATATGTCATGTATTTCTTCTTGCACATCTCTCATTCTTTTCAAATCATTTGAAATGTTAACACAAGCTGTACTCATGGTGAACACCCAATGCGCATCCAACTCTGACAAACCCTATTTTAGCTTTTTTGAGAGTAAAAGCCATTGCTTTTCTATATAAAGTCATATGTAATGATGAGCACAATAACATTTAATAGTTTCCTTTGGCAGGTTAGCTTAATATGCAGTTGCAAAACACATGTATGTAGGAATAAGTATGCAAAAAAATTGATGGTATCTTATTGGTCTTTAAAGCATTGTAAGTAACATAATTAGTTTATCTTTAAGAAGTGACTTTCCAAGCTCAGCAAAGGATGAATATTATAATGACAGGATATGCTGATGATGTTGGCTTAATATTAGTTTGTCCCAACTAAAGCAGTGCCGAACCtaagtaaattccattgattgaGTATTCTAGGTGGGACTAATAGAATTCATACTCTTGTTTGCATCCCCAGATGTTTACATCTGAAAGCCATCCAAAACTAGGAATGTTTGGAACTCTTGGAAACCAGGCCAAAACAATTCTGTGCTTGGAAGAGATATAAAAATAGGACTGTGTTGAATGGAGTTGTACTTCCTCTCAAAATGTAGGTTCACAGTGTGGAGGCCCTGCCAGACTTAGTTTTTAAACATTGATATACAGGTTTTGGTAGAGGCCAgtagtgcctttgcacaattgaaactAATGCACA from the Anolis carolinensis isolate JA03-04 chromosome 5, rAnoCar3.1.pri, whole genome shotgun sequence genome contains:
- the LOC100562486 gene encoding retinoic acid-induced protein 3; this translates as MATTVAPPPSPPPGCGNIDPDYYFLCDTCEAWGIGLTTVAAAGILTSLILLLLFTMLACIVEDKNKKSMVPIQFFFIMGTLGIFSLTFAFIVRLNKKTGPARFLLHGVLFALCFSCLLTHGFNLIRLVRGKVPYSQRSLLFCVLGFTLVQIIIAVKYIVITVERDSIDLARMGRQQRNKDFVMLAIYVVVLMVLAFVTSMFTFCGAYKGWKKHGTHIFVTLLFSMVIWITWIFVFLRSSMSYESTQSKWDDPVISVTLVVNGLVFLVLYIVPEICFLASPCKPEDYPPKKSTVTQLSIEAGSTQAPDKEGTEEDVLLSANENCLQPKILKSKPRISIPRATLLPAYKQDIVVCSESKTGPTRETLKQYFC